One Brienomyrus brachyistius isolate T26 chromosome 24, BBRACH_0.4, whole genome shotgun sequence DNA segment encodes these proteins:
- the spry4 gene encoding protein sprouty homolog 4 yields MESRLSHHIPGVSSSIMVQPFLDAHVPYGRMQPSLTVFPIDQMKSSHVENDYIDSPAVVQQPPASQKAARGVHEAAVGGSQLARSQSQDVTHPWITVGGRPCSISSSSSASSDQRLLDHTAPTPMLEASPGMLRTPGIQPKTVCSKPVDSKGLSVPPEGRRHLLLCESCGKCRCTECTLPRTLPSCWVCNQECLCSAQSLVDCATCMCLVKGVFYHCTDDEDEEGSCAERPCSCRPSNCCGRWSFMGCVSLVLPCLLCYLPALGCVKMSQRCYDGARRPGCRCKANQVRKVGEGKAGVLGIQTS; encoded by the coding sequence ATGGAGTCTAGACTCTCCCACCACATTCCAGGggtctcctcctccatcatggTACAGCCCTTCCTGGACGCTCACGTCCCCTACGGGCGGATGCAGCCGTCTCTGACCGTCTTCCCCATCGACCAGATGAAGTCCTCCCACGTGGAGAACGACTACATCGACAGCCCCGCCGTGGTGCAGCAGCCTCCGGCCAGCCAGAAGGCCGCCAGGGGGGTCCACGAAGCCGCCGTCGGGGGCTCCCAGCTCGCCAGGAGTCAGTCGCAGGACGTCACGCACCCTTGGATCACTGTCGGCGGCCGGCCCTGCTCCATCAGTAGCAGCAGTAGCGCGTCCTCGGACCAGCGGCTACTGGACCACACCGCGCCCACCCCCATGTTGGAGGCAAGCCCGGGCATGCTCAGGACCCCTGGCATCCAGCCCAAGACAGTCTGCTCCAAGCCCGTGGACTCGAAGGGCCTGTCAGTCCCGCCAGAAGGGCGGCGACACTTGCTACTGTGCGAGTCGTGCGGTAAGTGCCGATGCACAGAGTGCACGCTTCCCCGGACGCTGCCGTCCTGCTGGGTTTGCAACCAGGAGTGCCTCTGCTCGGCGCAGAGCCTGGTAGACTGTGCCACCTGCATGTGCCTCGTGAAGGGCGTCTTCTACCACTGCACCGACGACGAGGACGAGGAAGGCTCCTGCGCCGAGCGGCCCTGCTCCTGCAGGCCCTCGAACTGCTGCGGCCGCTGGTCCTTCATGGGCTGCGTCTCActggtgctgccctgcctgctctGTTATCTGCCGGCCCTGGGCTGCGTCaaaatgtcccagaggtgctaCGATGGGGCCCGGCGTCCTGGGTGCCGCTGCAAGGCCAACCAGGTTCGAAAAGTTGGGGAGGGGAAGGCTGGGGTGCTGGGGATACAGACCTcttga